One Cydia splendana chromosome 23, ilCydSple1.2, whole genome shotgun sequence DNA window includes the following coding sequences:
- the LOC134801726 gene encoding uncharacterized protein LOC134801726, whose protein sequence is MDTRSNEKPQADPAASIANGEATQARQAVPVTVRQTETPARPQPSSSGEQTGPNPFQDWQVVDRRSKKRPPAGKPHPARPVNSSSSNPPPPVKCQGGVAKKKKKNKNQRRAARLAREQQLDNTPTPTHSATGVGVQASQKPAPKPAPNKQVAAARPPPKGKGSTLPPKAGTSGDSPTGSAADPSKRRPGKLARAAAKRMRDESFSPQGDNKKQRLVSPSQPLSYAQAAASDLTIVITDAKSGKITADHSNAILRGLHQAIVEEARRNLVGARPPKFKGKPIFAEGQLRVFAEDEYSAAWSQRCVQALTLPDISLKAVRQSEMARRIKCGLLIPNINNSSWEDVRQAADGLRYQNEWAKVGSWSIIQILRQDQGWFVEFTIPEDLVPAFMERGRSLNCGVGNVYLRFRGPGGKYLDQPPTLQGSTLRVTGVQVPNEQAAGTSEQSKSVSGEKVAPLPLPKPTIPELSEDELLGTGEGPAGREGRSKMPPPPPTTWTPTSVIQANLQHSVAATAQLRRCLVGLPTAVALLQEPWAGNGYIRGLSDTKGCRDLVLASAYMPGEDEPPPAELQRLVSHCERSGLAIIIGADSNAHHPLWGMETSNNRGKTLVEYLVTTNLNILNIGAEPTFVNKRCRTIIDLTLASEEVSELIMGWQVSQEASCSDHRWIRFNLLASRDTPTARRNPRKTDRATFRKVLGESLDRLPPRDDLREPAQIEQQVNILTDTLVDSYHKACPLKPPAKTAIKGHQWWGPELERLRGKTRRLFNRAMNTTAEVDWDNYYEAKARYKKRLRYWRSLSWRNFCSSIETLDHANRVRKTLAHKPTSQLGSLRKPDGTYTSSPAETQRLLLVTHFPGCVSLADADQQDEEYSTTDNNWQMAHRVVTAEKLRWAIDSFHPFKAAGPDGIFPALLQWGLGLIQETLTDIMAACLAWGYVPRRWRDVNVVFIPKPGKNDYTAAKSFRPISLTSFLLKTLEKLCDRDLRDRALKNIPMHNNQHAYSSGKSTESALHMVVSRIERAIHGKEMCLGTFIDIEGAFDKTHFSSIGNALESHGAEPGLVKWIMNMLNQRTIRYVGEPQAVAAVRGCPQGGVLSPLLWNLVVNNLITKLNEEHFYTIGYADDLAILISGKFASTVCDLTQAALRIVERWCRDFDLSVNPTKTEMVMFTNKRALGNFTRPTLFQTELQLTDEVKYLGLTLDSKLNWNNHINKRIDKAGVVFWQCRRMIGRRWGLNPKITLWLYKTIIRPLLCYGALVWWPRTNLGNVRDKLQRLQRLACSATTGCTRSTPTAAMEVMLNLSPLHLHIQQEASLSAVRLRTLNIWSNTTGALHTACLEKVYSEFPVLMAGTDRIHKQAIFDKRYKIQLFEDDNYEGLNPRELRIFTDGSKTDSGSGSGTFSEDLNMSITTPLGAHNSVFQAECMGIINAAAAITARKVVGSSIRILSDSRAVLMALKSHIVTSKLIHECHERLMEVCQNNKITLQWIKGHSGSRGNDAADELARQGSGAGAIGPEPILPIPFSKVRSMLLARTGKLHTEHWLNQTGCRQAKQAMPSMNGKLTRALLQLGKVRLSMVTSVITGHGLFNKHLFITGVTDSPLCRGCMEEEETASHVVLECSGLAPYRAKHLGSPSDLPEVLLNIKGLIGFLEELGWQD, encoded by the exons ATGGATACCAGGTCTAACGAAAAACCCCAAGCTGATCCAGCAGCGTCCATCGCTAATGGTGAAGCCACACAGGCGAGACAAGCTGTTCCAGTGACAGTGCGTCAGACCGAAACCCCGGCCCGTCCGCAACCCAGTTCATCTGGGGAGCAGACCGGCCCAAACCCCTTCCAGGACTGGCAGGTAGTGGACCGAAGGTCCAAGAAGCGACCCCCTGCTGGGAAGCCTCACCCTGCCAGACCTGTGAATTCTTCTTCCTCTAACCCACCCCCCCCTGTTAAATGTCAAGGTGGGGtggctaagaagaagaagaaaaacaagAACCAGAGGCGTGCAGCTCGTCTAGCGCGAGAGCAGCAACTGGACAACACACCAACACCGACACACTCTGCAACCGGTGTGGGTGTGCAGGCTTCCCAGAAGCCGGCACCCAAACCGGCGCCGAACAAGCAGGTTGCTGCTGCCAGGCCTCCGCCGAAGGGAAAAGGTTCCACCCTACCCCCTAAGGCTGGAACGTCGGGCGACAGCCCTACGGGTTCGGCCGCAGATCCCTCCAAACGACGACCTGGTAAGCTCGCACGAGCCGCTGCTAAAAGGATGCGAGATGAGTCCTTCTCCCCGCAAGGAGACAACAAAAAGCAGCGACTAGTGAGCCCAAGCCAACCGTTGTCGTACGCACAAGCAGCGGCATCTGACCTGACGATCGTCATTACTGACGCGAAGTCGGGGAAGATCACCGCTGACCACTCCAACGCCATCCTCCGCGGGTTGCACCAAGCAATCGTGGAGGAGGCGAGGAGAAACCTCGTAGGAGCCAGGCCACCCAAATTCAAGGGCAAGCCCATCTTCGCTGAGGGGCAGCTGAGGGTCTTCGCAGAAGACGAATACTCGGCCGCCTGGTCTCAGCGATGTGTCCAGGCCCTAACCCTGCCAGACATCTCCCTTAAGGCGGTTCGCCAGTCGGAGATGGCAAGGAGAATTAAGTGCGGGCTCCTAATACCCAACATTAATAACTCGTCCTGGGAAGACGTCCGTCAGGCAGCTGACGGACTAAGGTACCAGAACGAATGGGCCAAGGTCGGGTCTTGGTCCATTATACAAATACTACGGCAAGACCAGGGGTGGTTTGTCGAGTTCACAATCCCCGAAGACCTCGTCCCCGCCTTCATGGAGAGGGGGAGATCCCTGAACTGTGGGGTGGGCAATGTCTACCTCAGGTTCAGGGGTCCCGGAGGCAAATACCTGGACCAGCCTCCCACCCTGCAAGGTTCCACCCTAAGGGTAACGGGAGTACAGGTCCCCAACGAACAGGCCGCGGGCACCTCCGAGCAGAGCAAGTCTGTCTCCGGGGAGAAAGTTGCCCCCCTGCCTCTACCCAAGCCGACGATACCCGAACTCTCGGAGGATGAGCTCCTTGGCACTGGTGAGGGACCAGCCGG GAGGGAGGGGAGAAGCAAGATGCCGCCCCCACCACCGACAACATGGACACCAACTAGTGTCATCCAAGCAAACCTCCAGCACAGCGTGGCCGCTACGGCCCAACTCAGACGCTGCCTGGTAGGTTTGCCAACAGCCGTTGCCCTCCTACAAGAACCATGGGCGGGCAATGGATACATACGCGGGCTGTCCGACACGAAAG GCTGTCGCGACCTAGTCCTCGCCTCGGCGTACATGCCCGGAGAGGACGAGCCACCGCCTGCCGAACTACAACGACTGGTCAGCCACTGCGAGAGATCAGGCCTCGCAATAATCATCGGGGCCGACTCCAACGCACACCACCCACTGTGGGGAATGGAGACCAGCAACAACAGAGGTAAGACACTTGTTGAATATCTTGTGACTACTAATCTAAACATTCTAAATATAGGCGCTGAAccaacatttgtaaacaaacgatGCAGGACGATTATCGACCTGACTCTGGCTTCGGAGGAGGTCAGTGAACTAATTATGGGATGGCAAGTCTCCCAGGAGGCCTCCTGCTCAGACCATAGATGGATTCGCTTCAATCTACTAGCATCTAGAGACACACCAACCGCCCGGAGGAATCCCAGGAAAACGGACCGAGCCACTTTTAGGAAGGTCCTAGGGGAAAGCCTTGACCGGCTTCCACCGAGGGATGACCTTCGGGAACCGGCTCAGATAGAACAGCAGGTAAATATCTTAACTGATACCCTCGTAGACAGCTACCACAAGGCGTGCCCCTTAAAACCACCGGCAAAGACTGCCATAAAGGGTCACCAGTGGTGGGGCCCAGAACTGGAGAGACTCCGGGGGAAAACCAGAAGACTCTTCAACAGGGCCATGAACACAACGGCTGAGGTGGACTGGGATAACTACTACGAAGCCAAAGCCAGGTACAAAAAGAGATTGCGGTACTGGAGATCCCTGTCATGGAGGAACTTCTGCAGCAGCATTGAAACACTTGACCACGCCAACCGGGTAAGGAAAACCTTAGCGCACAAGCCCACATCACAATTGGGCTCACTGCGTAAACCCGATGGCACATACACATCTAGCCCTGCAGAGACCCAACGCCTTCTCCTGGTAACTCACTTTCCAGGATGCGTAAGTCTCGCCGATGCAGATCAGCAGGACGAGGAATACAGTACAACGGACAACAACTGGCAAATGGCGCACAGAGTCGTCACCGCTGAGAAACTCAGGTGGGCCATAGACAGCTTCCATCCCTTCAAGGCGGCTGGTCCGGATGGGATCTTCCCCGCTCTCCTACAGTGGGGTCTAGGACTCATCCAGGAAACCCTGACCGACATCATGGCAGCCTGCCTAGCCTGGGGGTACGTGCCCAGGAGATGGAGAGATGTAAATGTGGTATTCATACCTAAACCAGGTAAGAACGACTACACAGCTGCCAAATCCTTTAGGCCCATCAGTCTCACATCATTCCTGCTGAAGACCTTGGAAAAACTGTGCGACAGGGACCTGAGGGACCGAGCGCTAAAGAACATACCGATGCACAACAACCAGCACGCGTACAGCTCAGGTAAATCTACGGAGTCGGCTCTACACATGGTTGTAAGCCGCATTGAGAGGGCCATCCACGGCAAAGAAATGTGCCTCGGCACTTTCATTGACATAGAGGGCGCTTTTGACAAGACTCACTTTTCCAGTATAGGGAACGCCCTGGAAAGCCACGGCGCTGAACCCGGACTAGTAAAGTGGATCATGAACATGCTAAATCAAAGGACAATAAGGTATGTAGGTGAACCGCAGGCCGTAGCGGCGGTGCGAGGATGCCCTCAAGGGGGAGTTCTGTCACCTCTGTTGTGGAACCTAGTAGTCAACAACCTCATAACCAAACTGAATGAGGAACACTTCTACACAATAGGCTACGCTGATGATCTGGCAATATTAATATCGGGTAAATTTGCCAGTACAGTATGCGACCTCACCCAGGCAGCTCTTCGGATCGTAGAACGCTGGTGTAGAGATTTTGACCTATCAGTTAACCCCACCAAAACAGAAATGGTAATGTTCACCAATAAAAGGGCACTTGGCAACTTTACCAGACCAACACTTTTCCAGACTGAGCTACAGCTGACCGATGAAGTTAAGTACTTAGGGCTAACGCTCGACAGTAAACTCAACTGGAACAATCACATCAACAAACGCATAGACAAGGCGGGAGTAGTCTTCTGGCAGTGCAGAAGGATGATTGGTAGGAGGTGGGGACTCAACCCGAAAATTACCCTTTGGCTCTATAAGACTATAATCCGCCCCCTACTCTGTTACGGTGCTCTGGTTTGGTGGCCAAGAACGAACCTAGGCAACGTACGAGACAAGCTACAAAGACTCCAGAGGCTCGCATGCTCGGCCACCACTGGCTGCACGAGGTCCACTCCGACTGCAGCCATGGAGGTCATGCTAAACCTTTCACCGCTGCACCTACACATACAACAAGAGGCCAGTCTCTCAGCGGTAAGGTTACGAACCCTCAATATATGGTCTAACACCACAGGAGCTCTTCACACAGCATGCCTGGAAAAAGTATACAGCGAATTTCCAGTGCTCATGGCGGGCACGGATCGAATTCACAAACAagccatctttgacaaaaggtacaaaatacaattatttgaggacgacaactacgaaggactcaatccccgggagctgagaatcttcactgatgggtccaaaacagacagcggatcaggctctggaaccttttcagaagacctgaacatgtcaatcaccactccgctaggagcccataactcggtattccaggctgagtgcatgggcatcattaacgcggcggctgccatcactgcaaggaaggtagtaggatcctccatccgcatactctccgacagtagagcagtcttaatggccctaaaaagccatatagtcacatccaaacttatacacgaatgccacgaacgactaatggaggtatgtcagaacaataagatcaccttacaatggatcaaaggacacagtggatcccgaggtaacgacgccgcggacgagctcgccagacaaggatcgggtgcgggggcgattggcccggaaccgatcctcccgataccgtttagtaaggtacgctcaatgctgctggcacgtacagggaaactacacacagaacactggctaaaccaaactggatgcagacaggccaagcaagccatgccgagcatgaacggtaagctcacaagggcgctccttcaactaggaaaggttcgactgagtatggtaaccagtgtcataacaggtcatggactttttaacaaacatctttttataacaggtgtcacagacagtcccctatgccgtggatgcatggaggaagaagaaacagcctctcacgtggtgttggaatgcagcggattggccccatacagggcaaaacatctcggatccccgagtgacctccccgaggtcctactcaacatcaaaggtctgataggattcctcgaggagctgggctggcaagactag
- the LOC134801834 gene encoding uncharacterized protein LOC134801834: MIHINDLPLESFLEILSKADGCTIGICRRVSKNWKEIVDGTDLLWQECCKKEFKHSSIIARRKSGKDTSWYHIYKNLKTWSDISKIESKTREFYNFSLHDKCHALEIDNGILPLKDARGVVLYDMNTMKNIPVVVPEKNCLKVAHNDCASAILIKSGLLIQRSVSNPNFMSEAFFKADNFVLAENAMYFFNNRDIFKCDLGHENLSSKLILHCDYDIKVMQYNNNVLYIFTDCGNIVTIVNEQLDSVKPIAVPPEWLKQVKHITAINDKNYVCYSRILFKIETDTYKHLYIEFPPITALFFYGDIVLIGTRNSEILLYRLSSQKYKVTPIFERLGALPDGKYAVQLDVCERKSGPVIVAATFFEIFIFEYDFFPNDNVDRMKKTFTSNKLCIYKRLLRLKDRLQCQSFI, translated from the exons ATGATCCACATAAATGATCTGCCGTTAGAATCATTCCTTGAAATACTGTCTAAAGCAGATGGCTGCACGATTGGAATATGCCGTAGAGTGAGCAAAAATTGGAAAGAAATAGTCGATGGCACAGACTTACTTTGGCAGGAATGTTGCAAGAAAGAATTCAAACATTCCTCTATCATTGCGAGAAGAAAGTCCGGAAAAGATACCAGCTGGTACCACATATACAAGAACCTAAAAACATGGTCAGATATTTCGAAAATCGAGAGTAAAACGAGGGAGTTCTATAATTTTTCTCTGCACGATAAATGTCACGCATTGGAGATTGACAATGGAATTTTACCGTTAAAAGACGCCCGAGGAGTTGTGCTTTACGATATGAATACAATGAAAAACATACCTGTAGTAGTACCTGAGAAAAACTGCCTGAAAGTTGCGCATAATGATTGTGCTTCTGCGATCTTGATTAAATCTGGACTTTTAATACAGAGATCTGTTTCTAATCCAAACTTCATGTCTGAGGCGTTTTTTAAAGCTGACAACTTCGTTTTAGCCGAGAATGCTATGTACTTCTTTAATAACCGAGACATTTTTAAATGCGATTTAGGCCATGAAAATCTGTCTTCAAAATTGATTCTACATTGCGACTATGATATAAAAGTTATGCAGTATAACAACAacgttttatacatatttactgaTTGTGGAAATATAGTAACCATTGTAAATGAACAGTTAGACTCTGTCAAACCAATTGCAGTACCTCCAGAATGGCTAAAGCAGGTTAAACATATAACAGCTATCAACGACAAAAACTATGTTTGTTATTCACGGATTTTATTCAAAATAGAAACAGACACATATAAGCATTTGTACATAGAGTTTCCTCCAATAACCGCACTATTCTTTTACGGAGATATAGTTTTGATCGGTACAAGGAACAGCGAGATATTACTATACCGTCTGTCAAGCCAAAAATATAAGGTTACACCAATTTTTGAGAGACTCGGAGCATTGCCGGATGGGAAGTATGCGGTACAACTGGATGTTTGCGAGAGAAAATCTGGACCAGTCATTGTTGCTGCTACGTTTTTTGAGATATTCATATTTGAATATGACTTCTTccctaat GACAATGTGGACCGCATGAAGAAGACCTTCACCTCCAACAAGCTGTGTATTTACAAGAGACTCCTCCGACTAAAGGACAGGCTGCAGTGCCAATCATTCATTTAA